One Prunus dulcis chromosome 7, ALMONDv2, whole genome shotgun sequence DNA segment encodes these proteins:
- the LOC117636085 gene encoding putative pentatricopeptide repeat-containing protein At5g06400, mitochondrial, with product MRSFIKLQSLCSSSTSKILHFRFSKYYKADHFATLNKPSKPKKAHSKQEAESSGFGSLFSEITEILGAENVTAEKTLSGISIFEEAQVRVGEIGEECPPCTLAVRRNAEDSVLQQKEDITVLEDAHLENVAEIDVSLVVHEVTKIVRAENGLISMEELLENMGFQLDSVIVDKVLKRCFKVPHLALRFFNWVKLKERFRHTIETYNTMLFIAGEAKEFAMVEKLVDEIEKNSCQKDFKTWTILISQYGKAKLIGKALLVYEEMRKCGYEPDAVVYRLMIRALCAAGKSDVAMEFYKEMVKKDIGLDTNLYKLLLNGIARSGETGAVALVSDDMIRVSQIPEHIVYGSVLKCFCISGRIKEALEFIRELKNKEVILGPEYFETLVKGLCRADRIVDALEILDIMKRRNILDGKVYGIIINGYLRINDVSKALDLFHSMKESGYFPMTSTYTELMQHLFKLNEYKKGCELYEEMLESGVEPDSVAITAVVAGHVRQNHISEAWKVFNNMKEKGIEPTVKSYSVFIKELCRISRTDEILKVLYDMQASSIVIRDDIFNLAIHHMEKKGETENLEKVKQMQRNYKLQPQEEEVFSKDLCKGEELNTGLDFNHSEPARMDRNPLLEPLSKAYDEQDLQKICRILSSSTDWCSIQEALENSSIDFTPGLVLEILRSSSMHGLVALQFFSWVGKQTGYNHTTETYNMAIKIAGQGKDFKHMRSLFYEMRRKGFSITADTWTIMIMQYGRTGLTEIALQIFEEMKSNNYSPTGSTYKYLIISLCGRKGRKADEAIRIFQEMIHANHVPDKELVESYLGCLCEVGELSDARRCIDLLSKAGFTIPLGYSLYIRALCRAGRLQEAAALMDDVREDRSKLDQYTYGSLVHGLLRSGQLEAALAKVDSMKQAGINPTVHVYTSLIVHFFKEKQIGKALEIFKEMQQEGCEPTIVTYSALIRGYMNMEMFAEAWEVFHKMKQKGPLPDFRTYSMFISCLCKVGKSEEAIPLIPEMLNTGIVPSVVNFRTVFYGLNREGKQDLARNVMQQKLSLIRKRKLT from the coding sequence ATGAGAAGCTTCATCAAACTGCAGTCCTTGTGTTCGAGCTCAACCAGCAAGATACTTCATTTCCGCTTCTCAAAGTATTACAAGGCTGATCATTTTGCTACACTCAATAAACCATCTAAGCCTAAGAAAGCCCACTCGAAACAAGAAGCAGAAAGCAGCGGCTTTGGCTCGCTCTTCAGTGAAATAACTGAGATTTTGGGCGCTGAGAATGTTACTGCGGAGAAAACTCTGTCTGGGATTTCGATATTTGAAGAAGCCCAGGTGAGGGTTGGTGAGATTGGGGAAGAGTGCCCGCCTTGCACGCTAGCTGTTCGTAGAAATGCGGAGGATAGTGTACTGCAACAAAAGGAAGATATAACGGTTTTGGAAGATGCCCACTTGGAAAATGTGGCTGAAATTGATGTTAGCCTGGTTGTTCATGAGGTTACAAAGATTGTCAGGGCGGAAAATGGTTTGATTTCTATGGAAGAGCTGTTAGAAAACATGGGTTTTCAGTTAGATTCAGTGATTGTTGACAAAGTTTTGAAGAGGTGCTTTAAAGTGCCGCATTTGGCTTTGAGATTCTTCAATTGGGTGAAGCTCAAAGAAAGGTTTCGTCATACCATAGAGACTTATAATACCATGCTCTTTATAGCTGGGGAAGCCAAAGAGTTTGCAATGGTGGAGAAGTTGGTGGATGAAATCGAAAAGAATTCGTGCCAGAAAGACTTTAAGACTTGGACTATTCTTATCTCACAGTATGGGAAGGCTAAGTTAATTGGCAAAGCCTTGTTGGTCTATGAAGAGATGAGGAAATGCGGTTACGAACCGGATGCAGTGGTTTATAGGTTGATGATACGTGCACTCTGTGCTGCTGGAAAATCTGACGTTGCAATGGAATTTTACAAGGAGATGGTAAAGAAGGACATTGGGCTTGACACGAATTTGTACAAGCTGTTATTGAATGGTATAGCTAGATCTGGAGAGACTGGTGCTGTTGCCTTGGTTTCAGATGACATGATTAGAGTCTCACAGATTCCAGAACACATTGTTTATGGTTCTGTCCTCAAGTGTTTCTGTATCTctggaagaatcaaagaagCTTTAGAATTTATTCGTGAGCTTAAGAACAAAGAGGTTATTCTTGGCCCTGAGTATTTTGAGACTTTGGTGAAAGGACTGTGTAGGGCTGATAGAATTGTAGATGCGTTGGAAATTTTGGATAtcatgaagagaagaaatatTCTTGATGGGAAGGTTTATGGCATTATCATCAATGGGTACTTAAGAATAAATGATGTTTCTAAAGCACTTGATCTGTTTCATAGCATGAAAGAATCTGGATATTTTCCTATGACTTCTACGTACACAGAGCTGATGCAACACCTTTTTAAGTTGaatgaatataaaaaaggcTGTGAGCTCTATGAAGAGATGCTGGAAAGTGGAGTTGAACCAGATAGTGTGGCAATCACAGCTGTGGTTGCAGGTCACGTCCGCCAAAACCATATATCTGAAGCATGGAAAGTATTTAATAATATGAAGGAGAAAGGCATCGAGCCCACTGTCAAGTCATATTCTGTATTCATCAAGGAGCTATGCAGAATTTCAAGGACAGATGAGATTCTCAAGGTCTTGTATGATATGCAAGCATCTAGTATAGTCATTCGAGATGACATATTTAACTTGGCTATACATCATATGGAGAAAAAGGGAGAGACAGAGAACcttgaaaaagtaaaacaGATGCAGAGAAACTATAAACTTCAaccacaagaagaagaggtATTTAGTAAGGATCTGTGCAAGGGAGAGGAGCTCAATACTGGGTTGGACTTTAACCATTCAGAACCAGCGAGGATGGATCGCAATCCTTTATTGGAGCCACTTTCAAAAGCTTATGATGAGCAGGACTTGCAAAAAATTTGTAGAATTCTGTCCTCGTCAACAGATTGGTGCTCTATTCAGGAAGCTTTGGAGAATTCTTCTATTGATTTCACTCCAGGGCTCGTTCTGGAAATTTTGAGGAGTAGCAGTATGCATGGTTTGGTAGCATTACAATTTTTCTCATGGGTGGGAAAGCAAACTGGTTATAACCACACTACCGAAACTTATAACATGGCTATCAAAATTGCAGGACAAGGGAAAGATTTCAAACACATGAGAAGCCTTTTCTAtgaaatgagaagaaaaggtTTCTCAATAACAGCAGATACATGGACAATAATGATAATGCAATATGGTCGAACAGGTCTGACAGAGATTGCTCTTCAGATTTTTGAAGAGATGAAGTCTAATAATTACAGCCCAACTGGCAGTACCTACAAGTATTTGATCATATCTCTTTGTGGGAGAAAAGGTAGAAAGGCAGATGAAGCAATTAGAATATTCCAGGAGATGATTCATGCCAATCATGTACCTGACAAAGAATTGGTTGAATCTTATCTTGGTTGTTTATGTGAAGTTGGTGAGCTATCAGATGCTAGAAGATGCATAGATTTGCTCTCTAAAGCTGGTTTTACAATTCCTCTTGGTTATTCCTTGTACATTAGGGCTCTTTGTCGAGCTGGGAGATTGCAAGAAGCTGCAGCATTGATGGATGATGTCAGGGAGGACCGGTCGAAACTGGATCAGTACACTTATGGGAGCCTTGTTCATGGACTTCTGAGGAGTGGACAGTTAGAAGCAGCACTGGCCAAGGTGGATTCTATGAAGCAGGCAGGCATAAATCCAACCGTCCATGTATATACATCTTTAATAGTTCATTTCTTCAAAGAGAAGCAGATAGGAAAAGCTTTAGAAATTTTCAAGGAAATGCAACAGGAGGGTTGTGAACCGACAATTGTTACATATTCTGCGCTCATTCGA